The sequence TGGATGCAACCCTTTTTGAATTACGTGtgaatgtaaaatattttatgtatcgAGGTGCTCTTGATTCTCAAGCTTTTGTCAAGTTTTTCAAGTGATTCTCACCTCACAATTCTTTTAGCCTTCTTGGGAGTCATGATTTTACAGAGGCAGGATTTGAAATTTGTGGTTTTAGATTCTGATCTTATTAAATTATTGCTCCTTAAGTCCTCCATTTTATAAAGAATGACATATTTTGATTTGGCacgaattttaaaaaaataagaagactTTTGATTATGTGATCCTAAAtcaaagttatgtcaaatgtacataattgctttttaatcttgtggtcttaaacatatcacgtggaaagttaataccaaaaaatgaaagacgtcattcttttttaaacatattataAAGGAAAGGAGGGAGTACATTCTAAAATTGATAACTCTTTTTGAAAAGGAGGGAGTACATTCTAAAATTGATGATTGTACACGTACAATGAATTCTTAGGACAAATGGCACTGAATTTTAATTAAAGCTACTGATTAACCAAAACTATTTAGAGACGTATTATACAATCCATCAATGGATTAATTAACGGGCAATTATAATCAACTTTCACTAACTTTCGTTAATGTAACGACATTTCTTGTGAATATATTCACCCTTCTAATCCTTTCTAATAACACTATATATTATACAACCAAAAGTAATATTCAATAATTCTctacaaaaatgaataatctCTCCGTTCAATAATAATTGTCCACTATATAAGTATTCTCACGGGTTGGCTTAAAGTGGCATCGacaatttaattatgaattcaacTGATTTGAATATGAGAATACACATGGATAAAAGCAGATCTTTATTCTACTAAGTTACCTCCTAGTCTCACTAGTTGAGTTACATTGTGATGCTTAAATTGAATTGTTGTTTAAGTATGGTGAGCTGCAATAAACAAGAACTTACAGTGAATTAGTTAGTGGAAGTTTCAAAcagaaatatttgaaattatgaCTCTTTGTCGCTGGAAATTGAAGGACCAGCAGACCAATGAATAAGGATGGTTGAAGCATAACCTTGGGGATTGGGTCTTGTAAATTAGACCAATGAATAAATTCGAGTTGACAAGTGAGGGTTGAACTGTAACCTTGGGGATTGGGTATTGTAAATTAGTTATGAAATTGCTCTAAAAAGGAGATTTTAACACGAGATTTATATGATGCAAATATAGGTTTGATCGAATGAAAGTCGCACAGATTATTTGAAGTGACAAGTTTGGTATTTTAACACGAGTATATTGAGTACATAGTAATCTTACCACAAGTTGTTATTCACAAATTTCATGGTTTATAAAGTGAATGATGTACCGAAATATTTTGAACTTGTATATGGAACAAGTCTTTTACTTGATATGATACCAAAATAGTTATTTGAGATGAACTCTTTTTTATAAGATATATCTATTGATACTTGAGATATGATTACGGCTATGAAAGAGTTTAACATTtacttaagaaataatatttgacatatgttttgattaaagttTTATATACTATGATTGATACATTGATTTTGCTTACACGAGACATATGAGATTGAATATTGTTATCGTCTTCGGAAAGGGCATTTATTACATGATTTTAATTATCAGACTAGCATATTTTGACTCGTTCCTTATTAAAAAGATTGTGATTAAATGTTATTATTCACTGAGCTAGCGTCTCATTCCTCGCTATTTATTTTACCGAGAATGCAGGGGATATTGTTACGGACTTCTGTATCTAGGGCTTGAGAGTTGGTAATTTCTTGTAAGCCTCGCACTTGTTCACATGGACAACAAGCTTATTAATTGTTATATACATTTCTTAGAATTCTTAGAGTCGCTCCGTAGTCATTTCTTTTATTAGAATTATTATGAATATTCGTTCATATTGTAAGCTTGTGTCGAATATTAGACTTCTTATGTTCTTGGAGATGGACtttgtatttctatattttgaataGTCTATGAGTTGATAAGGTGGATTATTGATGAGATTGATTGGTTGCGTTATTGATCTATCGTAAATTTTGGATTGACCAAAAAACAAAGAGAACTCTTCCCTAATGTAGAGTTTATCAAGGCTTGTTTTGGGATCATGACACAAACAATAGTTTGtaatatataaacatagaaACCAAAAGGAAAATGGATAAACTTGATAATTAAAGATACAAATCTGAAAGAGAAATGAcaagataacaataataaagCATTTATTTTTGCAATAAAAACAGAAGAAGGTAGATAATCACGATAGAgttatatgtaaataaatattcGTGATTGTCTACCATAAGTCCAGCATAGCCTGTCTTGATCGTGCCGCAATCTGAGCTCCAATTTGCGCTGCTATAAGCCGGTCATGATCATCATTCACTGAGTTTATCATTTCCACCGCTGCACTCGCACCAGAATTCCGACttggatttggatttgaatTTGGATTTGGACGCTGCTGTTTGGGGAAAACACCGACTTCAGGACTAATTATCGCACAGTTCAAGTGTGAAGCGAAATCACACCCACCGCAATAGTAAAACCAGTTGTCATTGTTCATCCTTACAAAGCAGATATCACAAACATATTCGTTATCCTCAGGAAAACCGTAATGGAGCTCCAATTGATGCGTGTGTTTATCAACAAGTATGGAGCTAGGACAGGATGCACATTGCAAGTGAATATCAAATTCACAATCAGCACAGTTAAAGCAAAATCCATTTCCAACAGAGCCACAAGCATTGCAAATATAGGAACCACTCACGTAAGACGAAACTTGGCGAAGGTTCAATGGGTGGGAAGGATGAGACGAGTGATTGAGACTGCGCGGAGCATTAAAACAGTTTTCATGGAGGAAATATTGGCAGGTGTTGCAGCCGTAGAAAGGCTTGTTAGTATTGTTTGGTTTCTCACAAGCATTGCAAGTGAGAGTTAATTCAGTTGGATTCACAATTTGTTTCAAGACGTGTTGATGGCTGAAGTGTTGTTTACCCTCATTTGTACCCCCGTTCAGTCTTCCCATTCTGTTTTGTTATTCCTTGTTATTTTGTTGTGCAATATAACAGAGATATATTGGAGAGTTACGTCTCTGCGTATTTATAGATATCTCAATTCAACTATATGATACAATACAATAACTTAGCGACGTTGTTTCACTTGGACGACGACTTTGCTTCGATgcatatttcctttttcttttacttactAATAAGTCGTCTCCAACATTAACTAGCTGTTATCCATTGGCTACGTACTAAGATAATGGGGCCGAGCATCTTTGtgtttttttccctttattaaTAGCAACAATTTGGCCAGTTGCTTTATATTTACATATCTGTAAGCATACTGACTGACTTGGCGCTCTTATCGAATGGCTACTAAAATAATGGCAGGCATCTTCGTATAATTTGACTGAGTCTAAATATTGCCCTTCTAAGTACTCTTTTTCGGGTCTTGGGTTCGAGCTCTATGTATAGAATCACCTTTTAACGTTTGAGAATATTTTGCCCCAAACATGAGATTTTCCAATGCAAATCCGAATTTAGTCCTGTGGCCCAATATGATTggaatttctttctttttttttatatgtagaGGTGGTTGTCTTTGTGATTAAACTGTAAAATTAGACCCACCAAATTCGGCAAATTGATAACTTTGGAAGTCAACTGTATTGAGGTTTCATGGATGTACCGGTAAAAGTCCACTGTTAGACTTTTTGCTCTCTGCAAGTTGGCATTTTATCATTCATTTGATTAATACTTAATTAATAGTTTCTGTATTGATAATCTTCTGAACGTTGGAGTACTATTCTTTTCCTGATCCTGGGTGAATACAGAATGCTTTGGCACCGGGTTGCCCTTAATTCTCATGCTTTTATCGAGCTTCTCAAGTTGATTCTCACTTCTTATTCTTTTAGCCCTTTTTGGTGTCATGATTTTGCAGCTAGAATTTTATGATTGTGGTGTATACATTCGATAAATATTTAGGGCAAATAATACAGAGTTTGAATGAAAGCTACTGATTCGACCAAAACTAAAGCAAACATTACTCTAGCTCTGCCCcttttataacaatattcaatgAATTTTTAGGACAAATGATACACAGCAATGCACTTTTAACTTTTGTGTTATACGACTACTGCGTGTTAGTTCTACTGTCTGTTGTTGCGTACACGTACACTGTTGTGAAGAGCGGTTTACAAGGGAAAAACAAACGCTTAAAGCCTAGTCAAATTGGGAATTTGATGATCTTATTATTCTACGCCCTTGTAATCTAAAATTTCGTTTGTCAACAAGGGCAGATGCACGGTGAAAAATATGGTTTCGGCAAACTCACTAGTTTTACCTCAAATTTTGTATATCTATTAAAAAGTTGGTCAAATATGTGTAAACATTACTTAATGGTAGTTAGTTCAGGGATATCTGAAtcccataaaaaaaattaaatctagaATTCGCCTAGGTTTATCTacctaatattttatttgaattatcaGAAACAGATTCTTAGTAATTCGTTTTTGTTTTCTTAGAGTGAACATTGAAAACTTATTGCACTCACATGATATAATTGGAAATAGTAATAAATAGTACATAACATTTTCATCTGAAGAGAAATTACACACGAGAACATTTATTTTGCAATTAAAAAACAGAAGGTCTCAATATAAGACATAATTTGAGCCTCAACTATTTTCTTATCAGGATGATAGAGTTAATAGTAACCGTATCGTCTTCGTGGTGTCACCAAGTCCAGACAAGCCTCTCTTCCTCGTGCCGCAATCTGAGCACGAAGTTGAGCTGCCATTATCTGTTCATGAGCTTCATTTGCTGAATTTATCATATCTACTGTTGCATTTGGAtttctatttgaatttgaatttgaatttggatttggatttggaagtGGACGCTGCTGTTTGGCGAAAACACCAACTTCAGGACTAGTTATCGCACAGTGCAAGTGTGATGCGAAATCACACCCACCGCAGTAGTACAACCAATTCACCTTATTCATCATTTCACTGCAGATATCACAAACATATTCACTATCCTTGTCTTCGTAAGGAGAACCGAAGTTGAGCTCCAATTGATGCGGGTGTTTATCAATAAGTATCAAACTCTGAAGAGATGCACATTGCAAGTGAATATCAAATTCACAACAAGCACAGCTAAAGCAAAATCCATTGCCAACAGTGTCACACGCCTTGCAAGTAAAGGAACAACTCGAGTAAGTCGCACTTGGGAGAAGGGTCAGAGGATGGGAAGGATGAGACGCGTGATTGAGAAAACGCGGAGCGTTGAAGCAGTTTTCATGAAGGAAATATTGGCAGGTGTTGCAGCCGTAGAAAGGCTTGTTAGTATTGTTTGGTTGCTCACAAGCATTGCAATTGAGTATTGTTTCAGTTGGATTCACAATTAGTTTCAAGGCGTGTTGATGACTGAAGTGTTGTTTATCTTGAGGTCCCGCATTTGTACCCCGGTTTTGTCttcccatattttttttttcttcgtaATATTGTTGTGCAGTATAATGGATATATATTGGAGAGTTAGCTTAGCTAGGTGCAAGTGATGATTAACATACATAGATATTTTAATTCAACTATACGATGCAATAAGTTTGCCAGGTTGCTTCCTTTAGACGACTTTGCTTccataattatttctttttcttttactaagTCGTCTGGCCAAATTGTTATGcaaaagttttttaaaacatCTTTATCATATTGACTGACTAGCTGTTTATGTGAGGTTCATGAAAGTTTTGGTAGACTTTTTGCACTTGCAAGTTGgcatttatttcatcaatcatTTTCGTACATAGTGCTAGTCGACTACTAGTCTTGTTCCGATCTGAATCAGATTTTGGAGTCTGATTATTGCAGCATCTTAATACTAGTTAACTTGCAAAACGAACaatcatatatttgttttagGGGTGTACATGACCGGATTGATTcaggtttttcaaatatcaaactaaACCATTTGTGtcagatttttgaatttataaatcaaaccaaacaaataAAACTCGGGTTTTTCAACTTCgggttttttggatttttttggattttcagGTTTTTTCGATAATGTATTcctaaaaacatataatttacttgtatttcaaatatttatttagtcttaccaaaatgcaactatctaagttaattctcaagaaaataacaaaaaatatgatataattaatgacactaaaatattcaaaataataataataataaaatcgcgtaaaataaatattgcaaattaataagtcatgaaattgatcataatttaaagtactaaatcatgctaaaataagtttagtacgtattagttacatgactaaatactaaaagaaagtaaaattatatcatgtattttaattgtctaaatctatgtaaaactaaaaaaacaaatattcaatattattgtcattcttaaagttgaattgattttctttttgcattagtattaatttgatttttatttaaactttactATAATTACCAACAGGTATAGACTATAATCTTATTAAATCATTAAGAAATCTAACTTTCAaacatgaaataattatattaaaagataaaaactatgaaaaagtataagagatatttaaaaaatatatcaaagtaataaaattttaaaattatatatataatgtcggatGGGTTTGGTCTCGGGTtggttttttttagttaaaaccaaaccaacccaaatGTAGTCgggttttttttttccaacaccAAACCACTAGTCAGATTTTTTTCGATTTGACTCAATTTACGATTTGATTCAATTTTCGGttcgattttgtacacccataATTTATTTGATTCTCATCTTTCAATCAGTCGTCTTTCTGGTGTTACCATATTAATTTCTCAAGGTGGATGTGATCAGATTTCATATACAATCTAGAGAAAAAGGTTAAGAAAATGAAAGTCACTTGGTCAATAATTTGGTTAAAAGACCATTGCCATCTATAATTTGGTTAACAAATACCctcaaaaatgtttttttttcaaataaatataatatttcattctttggaaacacttttttttcttaatagcAAATATATATCCTActtccattttttaaaaaaaataatttaagaaatataaatatttattaaaataaaattatatttatccaaatgaaattaatgcaTGATGGGTTGGGTACTATGATATATATCTGATCTATCCTAGTAGTTAAAAAGGTAGATGTAGTTATCCGATATTAATTGCTACAATGAAAttgatgagaaaaaaaaagattaatataaaaaaaacaagattGGGGTTCTTTAAAAGTActatttttaatagaaataaaaagtgcttcaaagaaaaataacaactaatatttttttattttatttatgtaaataataactaatatatttatttagaaaagaacatttttttatcaataagtAACAACAGGGACATTTTTGGAATTGGACCTAACTCCTATGCACATTTTAGACCATTATTTAACTGAGGgcatttttgttaatttaagGCATTTTAACACCCTTTTTCATACAGTTTATTTTATTCTtcgaaaccaaaaaaaaaaatcttcaaagaACATATTTTCACTTTTTGCTATGgattcttaatttttattttgatcataTATATGTTCAGTGGCGgatttaggaaaggaaaaagGGATCACATGATACTAAGTCAGAAAAATTTACTGaacatgtatatatgattacaaaacagAAAATTCTTTGTTTAGTaattatttgatgttttatatacataaatatttgtaaGTATGAATTTAGAGATAagtgtcaaaaa comes from Solanum pennellii chromosome 1, SPENNV200 and encodes:
- the LOC107027577 gene encoding uncharacterized protein LOC107027577, which translates into the protein MGRQNRGTNAGPQDKQHFSHQHALKLIVNPTETILNCNACEQPNNTNKPFYGCNTCQYFLHENCFNAPRFLNHASHPSHPLTLLPSATYSSCSFTCKACDTVGNGFCFSCACCEFDIHLQCASLQSLILIDKHPHQLELNFGSPYEDKDSEYVCDICSEMMNKVNWLYYCGGCDFASHLHCAITSPEVGVFAKQQRPLPNPNPNSNSNSNRNPNATVDMINSANEAHEQIMAAQLRAQIAARGREACLDLVTPRRRYGYY
- the LOC107028462 gene encoding uncharacterized protein LOC107028462, producing MGRLNGGTNEGKQHFSHQHVLKQIVNPTELTLTCNACEKPNNTNKPFYGCNTCQYFLHENCFNAPRSLNHSSHPSHPLNLRQVSSYVSGSYICNACGSVGNGFCFNCADCEFDIHLQCASCPSSILVDKHTHQLELHYGFPEDNEYVCDICFVRMNNDNWFYYCGGCDFASHLNCAIISPEVGVFPKQQRPNPNSNPNPSRNSGASAAVEMINSVNDDHDRLIAAQIGAQIAARSRQAMLDLW